One window of Pseudomonas sp. FP198 genomic DNA carries:
- a CDS encoding F0F1 ATP synthase subunit delta, with the protein MAELTTLARPYAKAAFEHAQAHQQLANWSAMLGLAAAVSQDDTMQRVLKAPRLTSAEKAATFIDVCGDKFDAKAQNFIHVVAENDRLPLLPEIAALFDLYKAEQEKSVDVEVTSAFALNQEQQDKLAKVLSARLNREVRLQVEEDKSLIGGVVIRAGDLVIDGSIRGKIAKLAEALKS; encoded by the coding sequence ATGGCAGAACTGACCACGTTGGCCCGACCTTACGCTAAGGCGGCCTTCGAGCACGCTCAGGCCCACCAGCAACTGGCCAATTGGTCAGCCATGCTCGGCCTGGCAGCAGCGGTGTCGCAAGACGACACCATGCAGCGTGTGCTCAAGGCCCCGCGACTGACGAGCGCAGAAAAGGCCGCCACGTTCATTGACGTGTGCGGCGACAAGTTCGATGCCAAGGCACAGAATTTCATCCACGTTGTAGCCGAAAACGACCGTCTCCCGCTTCTGCCGGAGATCGCCGCTCTTTTCGACCTGTACAAGGCCGAGCAAGAGAAATCGGTAGACGTGGAAGTGACCAGTGCTTTTGCATTGAACCAAGAACAGCAAGACAAACTCGCCAAGGTTCTCAGTGCACGACTCAACCGGGAAGTGCGCCTGCAAGTCGAGGAAGACAAATCCCTGATAGGGGGCGTTGTCATCCGCGCCGGCGACCTGGTTATCGATGGCTCGATTCGCGGCAAAATCGCGAAACTTGCCGAAGCATTGAAATCTTGA
- the atpA gene encoding F0F1 ATP synthase subunit alpha, producing the protein MQQLNPSEISEIIKGRIDKLDVTSQARNEGTVVSVSDGIVRIHGLADVMYGEMIEFPGGVYGMALNLEQDSVGAVVLGAYTTLAEGMSAKCTGRILEVPVGKELLGRVVDALGNPVDGKGPLNNTETDAVEKVAPGVIWRKSVDQPVQTGYKAVDAMIPVGRGQRELIIGDRQIGKTALAIDAIINQKDSGIFCVYVAIGQKQSTIANVVRKLEENGALANTIIVAASASESAALQFLAPYSGCTMGEYFRDRGEDALIVYDDLSKQAVAYRQISLLLRRPPGREAYPGDVFYLHSRLLERASRVSEEYVEKFTNGAVTGKTGSLTALPIIETQAGDVSAFVPTNVISITDGQIFLESAMFNSGIRPAVNAGVSVSRVGGAAQTKIIKKLSGGIRTALAQYRELAAFAQFASDLDEATRKQLEHGQRVTELMKQKQYAPMSIADMSLSLYAAERGFLTDIEIAKVGSFEQALIAYFNRDHADLMAKINVKGDFNDEIDAGLKAGIEKFKATQTW; encoded by the coding sequence ATGCAGCAACTCAATCCTTCCGAAATAAGTGAAATTATCAAGGGCCGCATCGACAAGCTCGATGTGACCTCCCAAGCCCGTAACGAAGGCACTGTCGTCAGCGTATCTGACGGCATCGTGCGGATTCACGGTCTGGCCGACGTCATGTACGGCGAGATGATCGAGTTTCCGGGCGGCGTCTACGGTATGGCCCTCAACCTGGAGCAAGACTCTGTAGGTGCCGTGGTATTGGGCGCGTACACGACGCTGGCTGAAGGCATGAGCGCCAAGTGCACCGGCCGCATCCTCGAGGTTCCAGTCGGTAAGGAACTGCTGGGTCGCGTAGTCGACGCACTGGGTAACCCTGTTGACGGCAAAGGTCCGCTGAACAACACCGAGACCGATGCGGTCGAGAAAGTTGCTCCAGGCGTGATCTGGCGTAAGTCGGTAGACCAGCCTGTACAGACTGGCTACAAGGCTGTCGATGCCATGATCCCGGTCGGCCGTGGCCAGCGTGAGCTGATCATCGGTGACCGTCAGATCGGTAAGACCGCTCTGGCGATCGACGCGATCATCAACCAGAAAGACAGCGGCATTTTCTGCGTCTACGTAGCTATCGGTCAGAAGCAATCGACCATCGCCAACGTGGTTCGCAAGCTGGAAGAAAACGGTGCACTGGCCAACACCATCATCGTTGCCGCCAGCGCCTCCGAATCGGCCGCGCTGCAATTCCTGGCACCGTACTCCGGTTGCACCATGGGCGAATACTTCCGCGACCGCGGTGAAGACGCGCTGATCGTCTACGACGATCTGTCCAAGCAAGCAGTGGCTTACCGCCAGATTTCCCTGCTGCTGCGCCGTCCACCAGGCCGTGAAGCCTACCCAGGCGACGTGTTCTATCTCCACTCCCGTCTGCTGGAGCGCGCATCCCGCGTTTCGGAAGAATACGTAGAGAAGTTCACCAACGGCGCAGTGACTGGCAAGACCGGTTCCCTGACTGCCCTGCCGATCATCGAAACCCAGGCTGGCGACGTTTCCGCGTTCGTTCCGACCAACGTGATTTCCATCACCGACGGTCAGATCTTCCTGGAATCGGCCATGTTCAACTCGGGCATCCGTCCTGCTGTGAACGCCGGTGTTTCGGTATCCCGTGTAGGTGGTGCCGCTCAGACCAAGATCATCAAGAAGCTCTCCGGTGGTATCCGTACCGCCCTGGCTCAGTACCGTGAACTGGCGGCATTCGCCCAGTTCGCTTCTGACCTGGACGAAGCGACCCGTAAGCAACTTGAGCATGGTCAGCGCGTTACCGAGCTGATGAAGCAGAAGCAATACGCGCCAATGTCGATCGCTGACATGTCGCTGTCGCTGTATGCCGCTGAGCGTGGGTTCCTGACTGACATTGAAATCGCCAAAGTCGGCAGCTTCGAGCAAGCGCTGATTGCTTACTTCAACCGCGATCACGCCGATTTGATGGCCAAGATCAACGTGAAGGGTGACTTCAATGACGAAATCGACGCTGGCCTCAAAGCCGGTATCGAGAAGTTCAAGGCCACCCAAACCTGGTAA
- the atpE gene encoding F0F1 ATP synthase subunit C encodes METVVGLTAIAVALLIGLGALGTAIGFGLLGGKFLEGAARQPEMVPMLQVKMFIVAGLLDAVTMIGVGIALFFTFANPFVGQIAG; translated from the coding sequence ATGGAAACTGTAGTTGGTCTAACCGCTATCGCTGTTGCACTGTTGATCGGCCTGGGCGCACTGGGTACCGCAATTGGTTTCGGCCTGCTGGGCGGCAAATTCCTGGAAGGCGCTGCGCGTCAACCGGAAATGGTTCCAATGCTGCAAGTGAAAATGTTCATCGTTGCCGGTCTGCTCGACGCCGTAACCATGATCGGTGTTGGTATCGCTCTGTTCTTCACCTTTGCGAACCCGTTCGTTGGTCAGATCGCTGGCTGA
- the atpD gene encoding F0F1 ATP synthase subunit beta yields the protein MSSGRIVQIIGAVIDVEFPRDSVPSIYDALKVQGAETTLEVQQQLGDGVVRTIAMGSTEGLKRGLDVNNTGAAISVPVGKATLGRIMDVLGNPIDEAGPIDTEERWGIHRPAPSFAEQAGGNELLETGIKVIDLVCPFAKGGKVGLFGGAGVGKTVNMMELIRNIAIEHSGYSVFAGVGERTREGNDFYHEMKDSNVLDKVALVYGQMNEPPGNRLRVALTGLTMAEKFRDEGNDVLLFVDNIYRYTLAGTEVSALLGRMPSAVGYQPTLAEEMGVLQERITSTKQGSITSIQAVYVPADDLTDPSPATTFAHLDATVVLSRDIASLGIYPAVDPLDSTSRQLDPNVIGQEHYDTARGVQYVLQRYKELKDIIAILGMDELSETDKQLVSRARKIQRFLSQPFFVAEVFTGASGKYVSLKDTIAGFKGILNGDYDHLPEQAFYMVGGIEEAIEKAKKL from the coding sequence ATGAGTAGCGGACGTATCGTTCAAATCATCGGCGCCGTTATCGACGTGGAATTCCCACGCGACAGCGTACCGAGCATCTACGACGCCTTGAAGGTTCAAGGCGCCGAAACCACCCTGGAAGTTCAGCAGCAGCTGGGCGACGGCGTGGTTCGTACCATTGCGATGGGCTCCACCGAAGGCTTGAAGCGCGGTCTGGACGTCAACAACACTGGCGCAGCCATCTCCGTACCGGTCGGTAAAGCGACTCTGGGCCGGATCATGGACGTACTGGGCAACCCGATCGACGAAGCTGGCCCGATCGACACCGAAGAGCGCTGGGGCATTCACCGTCCTGCGCCATCCTTCGCTGAACAGGCCGGCGGCAACGAGCTGCTGGAAACAGGCATCAAGGTTATCGACCTGGTCTGCCCGTTCGCCAAGGGCGGTAAGGTCGGTCTGTTCGGTGGTGCCGGTGTGGGCAAGACCGTAAACATGATGGAACTGATCCGTAACATCGCCATCGAGCACAGCGGTTATTCCGTGTTCGCCGGTGTGGGTGAGCGTACTCGTGAGGGTAACGACTTCTACCACGAGATGAAGGATTCCAACGTTCTGGACAAGGTGGCACTGGTCTACGGCCAGATGAACGAGCCGCCGGGAAACCGTCTGCGCGTAGCCCTGACCGGCCTGACCATGGCCGAGAAGTTCCGTGACGAAGGTAACGACGTTCTGCTGTTCGTCGACAACATCTACCGTTACACCCTGGCCGGTACCGAAGTATCCGCACTGCTGGGCCGTATGCCTTCTGCAGTAGGTTACCAGCCGACCCTGGCTGAAGAGATGGGCGTGCTGCAAGAGCGCATCACTTCGACCAAGCAAGGCTCGATCACCTCGATCCAGGCGGTATACGTACCGGCGGACGACTTGACCGACCCGTCGCCAGCGACCACCTTCGCCCACTTGGACGCCACCGTTGTACTGTCCCGTGACATCGCTTCCCTGGGTATCTACCCGGCGGTAGATCCACTGGATTCGACTTCGCGCCAGCTGGACCCGAACGTGATCGGCCAGGAGCACTACGACACCGCTCGCGGCGTCCAGTACGTGCTGCAGCGCTACAAAGAGCTGAAGGACATCATTGCGATCCTGGGTATGGACGAGCTGTCGGAAACCGACAAGCAGTTGGTATCCCGCGCTCGTAAGATCCAGCGCTTCTTGTCGCAACCGTTCTTCGTGGCTGAAGTCTTCACCGGTGCCTCGGGTAAATACGTTTCCCTGAAGGACACCATTGCTGGCTTCAAAGGCATCCTCAACGGTGACTACGACCACCTGCCAGAACAAGCGTTCTACATGGTCGGCGGCATCGAAGAAGCGATCGAGAAAGCCAAGAAACTGTAA
- a CDS encoding DeoR/GlpR family DNA-binding transcription regulator has protein sequence MSKRNTPQRRHNILALLQEQGEVSVDELAKRFETSEVTIRKDLAALETNGLLLRRYGGAVPMPQELVADSAQSVSKYKQAIARAAVKRIREHARIIIDSGSTTAAMIPELGQQPGLVVMTNSLHVANALSELEHEPVLLMTGGTWDPHSESFQGQVAEQVLRSYDFDQLFIGADGIDLVRGTTTFNELLGLSRVMAEVAREVVVMVEADKIGRKIPNLELPWSSVHTLITDDRLPVEARDQIQARGINLICAPVSQEK, from the coding sequence ATGTCCAAGCGCAATACACCACAACGCCGTCACAATATTCTCGCTTTGCTCCAGGAGCAGGGCGAGGTGAGCGTGGATGAGCTGGCCAAGCGCTTCGAAACCTCGGAAGTTACGATTCGTAAGGATCTCGCCGCGTTGGAGACCAATGGCCTGTTGCTGCGTCGCTACGGTGGCGCGGTGCCGATGCCGCAGGAACTGGTCGCCGACAGTGCGCAAAGCGTTTCCAAATACAAACAAGCCATCGCCCGTGCCGCCGTGAAGCGGATCCGCGAGCATGCGCGCATCATCATTGACAGCGGCAGCACCACGGCGGCGATGATTCCCGAGCTTGGCCAGCAACCGGGGCTGGTGGTCATGACCAACTCCCTGCATGTGGCCAATGCGCTGAGCGAACTGGAGCATGAGCCCGTGCTGCTGATGACCGGTGGTACCTGGGATCCTCATTCCGAGTCGTTCCAGGGCCAGGTCGCCGAGCAGGTGCTGCGCTCCTATGACTTCGACCAGCTGTTCATCGGCGCCGACGGCATCGATCTGGTTCGAGGTACCACCACCTTCAACGAACTGTTGGGCCTGAGCCGTGTGATGGCCGAGGTTGCCCGCGAAGTGGTCGTGATGGTGGAGGCCGACAAGATCGGCCGCAAGATCCCCAATCTGGAACTGCCGTGGAGCAGCGTCCATACCCTCATTACCGATGATCGCCTGCCCGTGGAGGCACGCGACCAGATTCAGGCCCGCGGCATCAATCTGATCTGCGCACCTGTCAGCCAGGAGAAATAA
- the glmU gene encoding bifunctional UDP-N-acetylglucosamine diphosphorylase/glucosamine-1-phosphate N-acetyltransferase GlmU: MSLEIVILAAGQGTRMRSALPKVLHPVAGNSMLGHVIHSARQLDPQRIHVVIGHGADAVRERLAADDLNFVLQDKQLGTGHAVAQAVPFITADTVLILYGDVPLIEVDTLQRLLKHVAPRQLGLLTVELDDPTGYGRIVRNADGQVTAIVEQKDANEAQRAITEGNTGILAVPAERLGDWMSRLSNNNAQGEYYLTDVIAMAVADGLMVATEQPLDAMEVQGANDRRQLAELERHYQLRTARRLMAQGVTLRDPARFDVRGEVSVGRDVVIDINVILEGKVVIEDDVVIGPNCVIKDSTLRKGVVIKANSHLEGAVMGEGSDAGPFARLRPGTVLEARAHVGNFVELKNAHMGEGAKAGHLTYLGDAEIGARTNIGAGTITCNYDGANKWKTVLGEDVFIGSNNSLVAPVDISDGATTAAGSTLTQNVDNGQLAVGRARQRNIDGWKRPEKIKKT; encoded by the coding sequence ATGTCTCTCGAAATCGTTATTCTCGCGGCCGGTCAAGGCACCCGCATGCGCTCGGCGCTGCCCAAGGTGCTGCACCCGGTAGCCGGCAACTCCATGCTCGGCCATGTTATCCACAGCGCGCGGCAACTTGATCCACAGCGTATCCATGTGGTGATCGGTCACGGAGCCGATGCGGTACGTGAGCGCCTGGCGGCGGATGATCTGAATTTCGTGCTGCAGGACAAACAACTCGGTACAGGTCACGCCGTGGCCCAGGCCGTGCCATTCATCACCGCCGATACCGTGTTGATTCTCTACGGCGATGTGCCGCTGATCGAAGTCGATACGCTGCAACGCCTGCTCAAGCACGTCGCGCCGCGGCAATTGGGCCTGCTCACCGTCGAGTTGGATGATCCGACCGGCTACGGCCGCATCGTACGCAACGCCGACGGCCAGGTGACTGCCATCGTCGAGCAGAAAGACGCCAATGAAGCCCAGCGCGCCATCACCGAAGGCAACACCGGGATTCTTGCCGTTCCCGCCGAGCGGCTGGGGGACTGGATGAGCCGCTTGTCCAACAACAACGCCCAAGGCGAGTACTACCTCACCGACGTGATCGCCATGGCCGTTGCCGATGGACTGATGGTCGCCACCGAACAGCCCTTGGACGCGATGGAAGTGCAGGGCGCCAACGATCGCCGGCAACTGGCCGAACTCGAACGCCATTACCAGCTGCGCACCGCCCGCCGCTTGATGGCCCAAGGCGTGACCTTGCGCGACCCGGCCCGTTTTGATGTCCGTGGTGAAGTCAGCGTCGGCCGCGACGTGGTCATCGATATCAACGTTATCCTCGAAGGCAAAGTCGTCATCGAAGACGACGTGGTCATTGGCCCGAACTGCGTCATCAAGGACAGTACCCTGCGCAAAGGCGTGGTGATAAAAGCCAACAGTCATCTCGAAGGCGCGGTGATGGGCGAGGGCAGCGACGCCGGCCCGTTTGCTCGCCTGCGCCCGGGCACGGTGCTGGAAGCCCGCGCTCATGTGGGTAACTTCGTCGAGCTTAAAAACGCTCATATGGGCGAAGGTGCCAAGGCCGGGCACCTGACTTACCTGGGCGACGCTGAAATCGGCGCACGTACCAATATCGGTGCGGGGACCATCACCTGCAACTACGATGGCGCCAACAAGTGGAAAACCGTGTTGGGCGAGGATGTGTTCATCGGTTCGAACAACTCCCTGGTGGCGCCTGTGGATATCTCCGACGGTGCGACCACGGCGGCCGGCTCGACTCTGACCCAGAATGTGGATAACGGCCAGCTGGCGGTGGGCCGTGCACGTCAGCGCAACATCGACGGCTGGAAGCGTCCGGAAAAGATCAAGAAGACTTAA
- a CDS encoding F0F1 ATP synthase subunit B — MNINATLIGQSVAFLIFVLFCMKFVWPPVIAALHERQKKIADGLDAASRAARDLELAHEKVGQQLREAKAQAAEIIEQAKKRGTQIVDEAREQARVEADRVKAQAQAEIEQELNSVKDALRAQVGALAVGGASKILGATIDQNAHAELVNKLAAEI, encoded by the coding sequence GTGAACATTAATGCGACCCTGATTGGCCAGTCCGTTGCGTTCCTGATTTTTGTACTGTTCTGCATGAAGTTCGTATGGCCTCCGGTCATTGCGGCATTGCACGAACGTCAAAAGAAGATCGCTGATGGTCTGGACGCTGCCAGCCGAGCAGCTCGCGACCTGGAGTTGGCCCATGAGAAAGTGGGTCAGCAACTGCGCGAAGCGAAAGCTCAGGCAGCTGAAATCATCGAGCAAGCCAAGAAACGCGGTACGCAGATTGTCGACGAAGCCCGTGAACAGGCTCGCGTCGAAGCTGACCGTGTGAAGGCTCAGGCTCAAGCCGAGATCGAACAGGAACTCAACAGTGTCAAAGACGCGCTGCGTGCCCAAGTGGGTGCCCTGGCCGTTGGCGGTGCTTCGAAGATCCTGGGTGCCACAATCGATCAAAACGCGCACGCAGAGCTGGTAAACAAACTGGCTGCTGAAATCTAA
- a CDS encoding F0F1 ATP synthase subunit epsilon gives MAMTVHCDIVSAEGEIFSGLVEFVVAHGELGDLGIALGHAPLITSLKPGPITLKKQGGEQEVFYISGGFLEVQPNMVKVLADTVQRAADLDEASAQEAVKAAEKALNEKGADFDYGSAAARLAEAAAQLRTVQQIRKKFGR, from the coding sequence ATGGCTATGACAGTCCATTGCGATATCGTCAGTGCGGAAGGGGAAATCTTCTCCGGTCTGGTCGAGTTTGTGGTTGCGCACGGTGAGCTGGGTGATCTTGGTATCGCCCTGGGTCACGCACCGCTGATCACCAGCTTGAAGCCAGGTCCGATTACGCTGAAAAAGCAGGGCGGGGAACAGGAGGTGTTCTACATCTCCGGTGGTTTCCTCGAGGTTCAGCCGAACATGGTCAAGGTCCTTGCCGACACCGTGCAACGTGCTGCCGACCTGGACGAAGCCTCCGCTCAGGAAGCCGTCAAGGCTGCCGAGAAGGCCCTGAACGAAAAAGGCGCAGACTTCGATTACGGTTCTGCTGCTGCACGTCTGGCCGAGGCCGCAGCTCAGCTGCGCACCGTCCAGCAGATCCGCAAGAAGTTCGGCCGCTAA
- the atpG gene encoding F0F1 ATP synthase subunit gamma, producing the protein MAGAKEIRSKIASIKSTQKITSAMEKVAVSKMRKAQMRMSASRPYAERIRQVIGHLANANPEYRHPFMIERAIKRVGYVVVSSDRGLCGGLNTNLFKALVKDMAVNREQGVEIDLCVVGSKGAAFFRNFGGNVVAAISHLGEEPSINDLIGSVKVMLDAYLEGRIDRLSVVSNKFINTMTQQPTVEQLIPLVATPEQELKHHWDYLYEPDAKELLDGLMVRYVESQVYQAVVENNAAEQAARMIAMKNATDNAGDLISDLQLIYNKARQAAITQEISEIVGGAAAV; encoded by the coding sequence ATGGCAGGCGCAAAAGAGATTCGCAGTAAGATTGCGAGCATCAAAAGCACGCAAAAGATTACCAGCGCCATGGAAAAAGTGGCGGTCAGCAAAATGCGCAAGGCACAAATGCGCATGTCCGCTAGCCGTCCTTATGCGGAGCGCATCCGGCAGGTGATTGGTCATCTGGCCAACGCCAACCCGGAATATCGCCACCCGTTCATGATCGAGCGCGCCATCAAGCGCGTCGGTTACGTTGTGGTGAGCAGTGACCGTGGTCTGTGCGGTGGCTTGAACACCAACCTGTTCAAGGCCCTGGTCAAGGACATGGCGGTAAACCGCGAACAAGGCGTCGAGATCGATCTGTGCGTGGTCGGTAGCAAGGGTGCGGCTTTCTTCCGCAACTTCGGCGGTAACGTCGTCGCTGCTATCAGCCACCTGGGTGAAGAACCGTCGATCAATGACCTGATCGGCAGCGTCAAGGTGATGCTGGATGCTTACCTGGAAGGCCGGATTGACCGCCTGTCCGTGGTATCCAACAAGTTCATCAACACCATGACGCAACAGCCGACCGTGGAGCAGTTGATTCCACTGGTGGCGACCCCGGAACAGGAACTCAAGCACCACTGGGACTACCTCTACGAACCGGATGCCAAGGAGCTGCTTGACGGCTTGATGGTCCGCTACGTGGAGTCGCAGGTGTACCAGGCGGTGGTCGAGAACAACGCAGCTGAACAAGCGGCGCGGATGATCGCGATGAAGAACGCTACCGACAACGCCGGTGATCTGATCAGCGATTTGCAGCTGATCTACAACAAGGCGCGTCAGGCTGCGATCACCCAAGAGATCTCGGAAATCGTCGGCGGCGCTGCCGCGGTTTAA